The following proteins come from a genomic window of Pirellula staleyi DSM 6068:
- a CDS encoding recombinase family protein — protein sequence MQSKRVEAFGYVRVSGKGQVKGHGPTRQKEDIQRFAESQGFEVVRAFEDAWSGTEADRPAFVEMLSTIMGGGPRVVIVESLDRLSRDLMIQTQLLAKLVTEGIRLIAANTGEDVTAAMQDDPMRRAMIQIQGVFAELDKSLLVRKLRKGRESKRQSQGKCEGRKAFGEKQGEQAIVARMLELRRKPKGGARRSFQTIAEILNTEKLPTRTGRPWSGSTVAAIISRSRC from the coding sequence ATGCAATCGAAACGAGTAGAAGCGTTTGGCTACGTTCGAGTATCAGGGAAGGGGCAAGTAAAAGGACATGGCCCCACGCGACAAAAGGAAGACATTCAGCGTTTCGCAGAGTCGCAAGGATTCGAAGTAGTGCGAGCCTTCGAGGATGCGTGGTCGGGCACGGAAGCCGATCGCCCCGCGTTTGTCGAGATGCTCAGCACGATAATGGGCGGCGGGCCTCGTGTGGTGATTGTCGAATCGCTCGACCGTCTCTCGCGTGACCTCATGATTCAAACGCAGTTGCTGGCGAAGCTCGTCACTGAGGGCATTCGCTTGATTGCTGCGAATACGGGTGAGGATGTCACTGCTGCGATGCAGGACGATCCCATGCGCCGTGCGATGATTCAGATTCAGGGAGTGTTTGCAGAACTCGATAAGTCGCTTCTCGTCCGCAAGCTACGCAAGGGACGCGAGAGCAAGCGGCAGTCCCAAGGCAAGTGCGAGGGGCGTAAAGCATTCGGCGAGAAACAAGGCGAGCAAGCGATTGTTGCGAGGATGCTCGAATTGCGACGCAAGCCAAAAGGTGGTGCCCGTCGCTCGTTTCAAACAATCGCTGAAATTCTCAACACTGAGAAATTACCAACGCGAACAGGGCGTCCTTGGTCTGGCTCCACGGTTGCCGCAATTATCTCGCGTTCTCGGTGTTGA
- a CDS encoding DUF2213 domain-containing protein has product MSLQNLTFNLGGRIRYETLEGRDHIVVPTVMIVEGVLAGNSGPLMYPAAELAAAPQVWNHKPIVIGHPSEGTACLPHVLNNRKVGIILNTRWDAPKLRTEAWIDVKRCDGLDKSIIDKLQRLEKIEVSTGLYTENEPSPGVWNGKKYEAIARNYRPDHLAILTNQVGACSIADGAGMLQLNSEDGTLSRRQINAALQLFDQYDRMMNGPPVFLPEIMQAIRRDPYTYLTGGLSAIEVANADAPELYEAPRLEFENPLSRGQSSSASDFADIDFEEVN; this is encoded by the coding sequence ATGAGTTTGCAGAATCTAACTTTCAACCTGGGTGGTCGTATTCGGTACGAAACACTTGAAGGACGCGACCACATTGTGGTGCCAACGGTGATGATCGTCGAAGGCGTTTTGGCGGGGAACAGTGGCCCTCTGATGTATCCGGCTGCAGAACTCGCAGCAGCGCCTCAGGTCTGGAACCACAAGCCCATCGTGATTGGTCATCCAAGCGAAGGAACTGCCTGCCTTCCTCACGTTCTCAACAATCGGAAGGTCGGAATCATCCTCAACACTCGTTGGGATGCACCGAAGCTAAGAACCGAGGCGTGGATTGACGTAAAGCGGTGCGATGGACTGGACAAAAGCATCATCGACAAGTTGCAGAGATTGGAAAAAATCGAGGTTTCAACCGGACTCTACACCGAGAACGAGCCTTCGCCTGGCGTTTGGAACGGAAAGAAGTACGAGGCGATTGCCAGAAACTATCGTCCCGACCACCTCGCGATCCTCACCAATCAGGTTGGTGCCTGTTCGATTGCGGATGGGGCAGGAATGCTTCAACTCAACAGCGAAGATGGCACGTTATCGCGTCGGCAGATCAATGCAGCGTTACAGCTTTTCGACCAATACGACCGCATGATGAATGGTCCACCCGTATTCCTTCCCGAGATCATGCAAGCGATTCGCCGGGATCCCTATACGTATCTGACGGGCGGGCTGTCAGCAATCGAAGTGGCGAATGCAGATGCACCGGAGCTATATGAAGCGCCCCGGCTCGAATTCGAAAACCCGCTTTCTCGAGGTCAGTCGTCTTCCGCATCAGATTTTGCGGATATTGACTTCGAGGAGGTGAATTAG
- a CDS encoding recombinase family protein — protein sequence MANANGIKRLSNSRFDVVFIRKSTQSQDVTGQIANVENMLAEKSLVIPKERWFVCTVTRAKVRSNPDFQKLMELISEGRVGTVYIESQDRWGTGHLRELYILLELLSEHGTGLYDLRGKLDLTEEDDLTEMQTFLGGIRSKKERKDISYRSLRTRLNNFRETGTWPTGTHPFGYGKRCYSPSGKILWEWQPVSRSRGQVFYPSKSGKKLIAGQENVRIPSKGKLDKSASSRDRTVLVPSNNKEFVKTVRLVFELFTRVGLSRRKIAQYLNRENRKFYNKEFTYSFVTQILGNPAYVGDTHFGKSQTGELNTFNSDGLIVPLKRRAESSRRAVSERIIKKDTHAGLIDRKTWDLAQKKLESGENRSSFSPRNPNYYLKQIFVCGHCGSNMTGRTDPKTKKVLYVCSSYVNSRVNGTEMKCGFNTIAHDYAEQLLLNKLKEMGVGSKVSEGTMIRGGLDERLAQLGHADEESSKLWSQYFSEGLKAFAVYITESFPDLDDYKEIQRLKKLAASFYFKEDVDCFSFARLPIKNIRQLREAIIAAEGTIVGKAMEKLSKLKREHEYCTEKWLRMTELQEPIIRRKIDRLESQIEEWEPRTVSLSKRLKILCEAETERQAERDKLIDEWPRLQARERGEALRQIFNTVKLFWNREFHAAREIPDRPRKTDRPGRFKYTLDCARIEWGFATTDLNGSS from the coding sequence ATGGCAAATGCGAATGGCATCAAGCGTCTGTCCAATAGTAGGTTTGACGTCGTTTTTATACGTAAGAGCACGCAAAGCCAAGACGTAACAGGGCAAATTGCAAATGTCGAAAATATGCTTGCCGAAAAGAGCCTTGTGATCCCTAAGGAGCGGTGGTTCGTCTGCACAGTGACACGGGCTAAGGTTCGTTCTAACCCTGACTTCCAAAAACTAATGGAGCTTATTTCGGAAGGAAGAGTTGGGACGGTATACATTGAGTCGCAAGACAGATGGGGAACAGGACACCTCAGAGAACTGTACATACTCCTCGAGTTGCTTTCGGAACATGGCACTGGACTGTATGACCTTCGGGGCAAGCTTGATCTTACGGAGGAAGATGACCTCACTGAAATGCAAACGTTCCTGGGCGGAATTCGTTCTAAGAAAGAGCGTAAGGATATTTCCTACCGCTCGCTAAGAACACGACTAAATAACTTCCGTGAAACGGGGACTTGGCCGACAGGAACACATCCTTTTGGATACGGCAAGCGATGCTACAGCCCTAGCGGAAAAATACTGTGGGAGTGGCAGCCGGTAAGTCGATCTCGTGGTCAGGTTTTCTATCCAAGCAAATCGGGAAAGAAATTGATAGCCGGCCAGGAGAATGTTCGTATCCCGTCCAAGGGCAAGTTGGACAAGAGTGCATCGTCGCGTGATCGAACCGTGCTGGTTCCCAGCAACAACAAAGAGTTCGTCAAAACAGTCCGTTTGGTTTTCGAGCTATTTACGCGGGTGGGGCTTTCGCGTCGAAAGATTGCTCAGTACCTCAACCGCGAGAATAGAAAGTTCTACAACAAAGAGTTTACCTATTCCTTTGTTACGCAAATCCTTGGGAATCCTGCTTACGTTGGCGATACGCATTTCGGAAAGTCTCAGACGGGCGAGCTAAATACCTTCAACAGCGATGGACTCATCGTTCCATTAAAGCGGCGTGCGGAGAGTTCACGTCGTGCCGTGTCCGAACGAATCATCAAAAAAGACACGCATGCTGGCCTGATTGATCGCAAAACGTGGGATCTAGCACAGAAGAAATTGGAGAGTGGTGAGAATCGATCAAGCTTCTCGCCTCGCAACCCAAATTACTACCTCAAGCAGATATTCGTTTGCGGCCATTGCGGCAGCAACATGACCGGCCGAACCGATCCAAAGACAAAAAAAGTGCTCTACGTCTGCTCCAGCTACGTAAATAGCCGCGTCAACGGGACCGAAATGAAGTGTGGATTCAATACGATCGCCCATGACTATGCCGAGCAGCTCCTGCTGAACAAGCTCAAGGAAATGGGAGTAGGAAGCAAAGTTAGCGAAGGAACGATGATTCGCGGGGGGCTTGATGAGCGATTAGCTCAACTTGGACACGCGGACGAGGAATCGAGCAAACTGTGGTCGCAATACTTCAGCGAGGGACTCAAGGCGTTCGCCGTCTACATTACCGAGTCATTCCCCGATCTTGATGACTACAAGGAAATCCAGCGACTGAAAAAGCTTGCTGCAAGTTTCTATTTCAAGGAAGACGTTGATTGTTTTTCGTTTGCTCGATTGCCAATCAAGAACATCAGGCAGCTTCGTGAGGCAATCATCGCTGCCGAAGGTACCATTGTGGGAAAGGCGATGGAAAAGCTATCGAAACTTAAGCGTGAGCACGAATACTGCACTGAGAAATGGCTTCGAATGACCGAACTTCAGGAGCCGATTATTAGGCGAAAGATAGACCGCCTCGAATCGCAGATTGAGGAATGGGAGCCTCGGACCGTATCACTGTCAAAGCGGCTGAAAATCTTGTGCGAAGCCGAGACGGAGCGGCAAGCAGAACGAGATAAGCTGATTGACGAATGGCCTAGGCTACAGGCACGTGAGAGGGGCGAGGCATTGCGGCAAATTTTCAATACAGTCAAGCTGTTTTGGAATCGTGAATTCCATGCCGCGAGGGAAATACCCGATCGCCCACGCAAGACCGATCGTCCGGGCCGATTCAAGTACACCTTAGATTGTGCTCGAATTGAATGGGGATTTGCGACTACTGATTTGAACGGTTCTTCGTGA
- a CDS encoding DUF4190 domain-containing protein: MPIESICQSCSKRLRVADEHAGKLARCPHCNSIYTVPTPSGGTLPSATSADPMRPLTPLSTPAPQDLPGAAPAPGSLFGGGASPSSMWRMKTPSGLVYGPVSKTELDRWMAEGRITAECQLMADGGTLWFPAEQIYPQLTPKVPAMYTGVVQPQPGANPFGEQAMATNPYAASPGGYYRQHYAEPHRGGLVLGLSIAGFFCCIFLSIASLIMGAIDLAAMNRGTMDPSGRGLTIAGMVIAGLSVAFNALSIILVVIGEM, translated from the coding sequence ATGCCGATTGAATCGATCTGTCAAAGTTGCTCGAAGCGTTTGCGAGTGGCCGATGAGCACGCGGGAAAACTCGCACGCTGTCCCCACTGCAATTCCATCTACACCGTGCCGACTCCCAGCGGCGGAACTTTACCATCGGCCACTTCCGCCGATCCGATGCGTCCCCTCACGCCGCTGAGCACTCCAGCTCCTCAAGACCTTCCCGGAGCTGCGCCGGCGCCGGGCTCGCTGTTTGGTGGTGGTGCGTCGCCAAGCAGCATGTGGCGGATGAAAACTCCGAGCGGGCTGGTTTATGGTCCTGTTAGCAAGACCGAACTCGACCGCTGGATGGCCGAGGGACGCATCACGGCCGAATGCCAACTGATGGCGGATGGTGGAACCCTTTGGTTTCCAGCCGAACAAATCTACCCGCAACTAACTCCTAAAGTCCCCGCCATGTACACCGGCGTGGTCCAGCCGCAGCCAGGTGCGAATCCTTTTGGCGAACAGGCGATGGCGACGAATCCCTATGCCGCGTCGCCTGGTGGCTACTATCGACAGCACTACGCTGAGCCCCATCGTGGCGGCCTGGTACTGGGGCTGTCGATTGCCGGATTCTTCTGCTGCATCTTCCTCAGCATCGCCTCGCTAATCATGGGAGCCATCGATCTGGCAGCGATGAACCGCGGCACCATGGACCCCAGTGGTCGTGGACTCACGATCGCCGGGATGGTCATCGCAGGACTCTCGGTCGCGTTCAACGCCCTCTCGATCATCCTGGTCGTGATCGGCGAAATGTAG
- a CDS encoding lipid-binding SYLF domain-containing protein, producing the protein MSLRSLLVSLLAILCIPLVGSAATKEEASAAQAANVLAEVSELPARGIPEALLRNAEAIAIIPGLVKGGLVIGGRHGRGVVMIREETGRWGFPVFIEVTGGSIGWQIGIQSIDLVLVFKTRRSLEGILEGKKFTLGADAAVAAGPVGRRLEAGTDQNLKAEIYSYSRARGLFAGISIDGAVIKIDESANSAFYGRRGVTADQIAAGEGIDVPEVALVLLETVEKYAPSAEFGQPLDAEPTPAVPLPSSVDQVPPLPPLPVPQPTVLPGPAPMPAFPAPPRPAPVPGYYDPGVPQR; encoded by the coding sequence ATGTCACTCCGCTCTCTCTTGGTATCGCTTCTGGCGATCCTCTGCATTCCACTCGTAGGGTCAGCCGCGACGAAAGAAGAAGCGTCGGCTGCTCAGGCTGCTAATGTCCTGGCGGAAGTCTCCGAGCTGCCGGCTCGCGGCATTCCCGAGGCGCTGCTGCGAAATGCCGAAGCGATTGCGATTATTCCAGGGCTAGTGAAAGGTGGTTTGGTGATTGGTGGTCGTCACGGCCGAGGGGTGGTGATGATTCGCGAAGAGACGGGGCGCTGGGGTTTTCCGGTCTTTATTGAAGTGACCGGCGGGAGCATCGGCTGGCAAATTGGAATTCAATCGATCGATCTGGTGCTGGTGTTCAAGACCCGGCGCAGTTTGGAAGGGATTCTCGAGGGGAAGAAGTTTACGCTCGGCGCTGATGCTGCCGTGGCAGCCGGTCCGGTGGGGCGTCGACTCGAAGCGGGTACCGATCAGAACTTGAAGGCAGAGATTTACTCGTACTCACGTGCTCGGGGTCTGTTCGCTGGGATCTCGATTGATGGCGCGGTGATCAAGATTGATGAGTCGGCCAACAGTGCGTTTTATGGTCGGCGCGGTGTGACGGCGGATCAGATTGCGGCGGGCGAGGGGATTGATGTGCCGGAGGTGGCGCTGGTGCTGCTCGAGACGGTGGAGAAGTATGCTCCGAGCGCCGAGTTTGGTCAGCCTCTGGATGCTGAGCCGACTCCGGCGGTGCCACTGCCGAGCTCGGTCGATCAGGTGCCGCCACTTCCCCCGTTGCCAGTGCCACAGCCGACCGTGCTGCCGGGCCCTGCTCCGATGCCTGCCTTCCCGGCACCACCACGTCCAGCTCCGGTTCCGGGCTATTACGACCCGGGTGTTCCGCAGCGCTAG
- a CDS encoding VOC family protein — MNQSYKPDGYTSVSPYLLVSDAKQTIAFLVEVFGATPLRSFADPSGRLMHAEVRLDDTVLMLADSTPEWPPIPCYVHVYVSDVDATYQKALAAGAISAQEPMQKGDEDKRGGVQDPYGTTWWIATRQNK; from the coding sequence ATGAACCAGAGCTACAAACCCGACGGCTATACCAGCGTGTCTCCTTACCTGCTGGTGAGCGATGCGAAACAAACGATTGCCTTTCTCGTTGAGGTGTTTGGAGCAACACCACTCCGCTCGTTTGCCGATCCCTCGGGCCGCCTCATGCATGCCGAAGTCCGTCTCGACGACACCGTGCTGATGCTCGCCGATTCCACACCCGAGTGGCCACCGATCCCGTGCTACGTGCATGTGTATGTCAGCGACGTCGACGCCACCTATCAAAAAGCATTAGCAGCCGGCGCCATTTCGGCGCAAGAGCCGATGCAAAAAGGGGACGAAGACAAACGAGGCGGCGTCCAAGACCCCTACGGAACCACCTGGTGGATCGCCACCCGCCAAAACAAGTAA
- the acnA gene encoding aconitate hydratase AcnA yields the protein MSPTIKFDPFNARSTFSTGSGEAGIYRLSKLEELGLGAISKLPFSIRVLLESVLRSCDGYEVTEDDVKALASWNAAAPAKIEIPFKPARVVLQDFTGVPAVVDLAAMRAAMQRLGGDPTKINPLIPADLVIDHSVQVDSFGSLKAIDENVELEFSRNRERYEFLRWGQKAFNNFRVVPPNVGIVHQVNLEYLAKGVFVRSDAKGPVALPDSLVGTDSHTTMINGLGVVGWGVGGIEAEAVMLGQSLYMLMPEVIGFEVTGELPPSVTATDLVLTVTQILRKAGVVDKFVEFFGPGVSKMSLADRATIANMAPEYGATMGFFPVDGETLNFMLRTGRTKDEVSLVERYTKEQGLFRTDGGPALSYTKTISLDLSTIEPSLAGPKRPQDRVALSSMKKTWQTALKAPVAERGFAIDDAKLATTATVKDNGHSATIGHGAVVIAAITSCTNTSNPSVMIAAGLLAQKAVAKGLTVPSYVKTSLAPGSRVVTDYLDKAGLTEPLQKLGFHTVGYGCTTCIGNSGPLPDAVAAAVVEGDLVASAVLSGNRNFEGRVNPHVKANYLASPPLVVAYALAGTTDIDLTTEPIGKGPGGDVYLKDIWPTHAEIEAAVGASIAPEMFVTRYSRAFDDNEQWNKIEFAEGALYKFEESSTYIQEPPFLADLSPEPKPIQPIAGAKVLAVLGDSVTTDHISPAGSIAKSSPAGRYLMEHGVAPADFNSYGSRRGNDRVMVRGTFANIRIRNFLAPGTEGGVTRCLLSAETAKEVVSIYDAAMQYQAAKVPTIILAGAEYGTGSSRDWAAKGTYLLGVRAVIAASYERIHRSNLVNMGVLPLQFPEGQTWKSLGLTGEETFEILGLGDTLAPRSTVTVKATSADGSVKSFDAKVRIDTPVELDYYRNGGILHTVVRKLLKS from the coding sequence ATGAGCCCAACGATCAAGTTCGATCCTTTTAACGCTCGCAGCACCTTCAGCACCGGCAGCGGAGAAGCTGGCATCTATCGCCTCAGCAAGCTCGAAGAGCTCGGCCTCGGTGCGATTTCTAAATTGCCGTTTTCGATTCGCGTGCTGCTCGAATCGGTGCTCCGCAGCTGCGACGGCTATGAAGTGACCGAAGACGACGTGAAGGCCCTGGCCAGCTGGAACGCCGCCGCTCCTGCCAAAATCGAAATCCCGTTCAAACCGGCCCGCGTGGTGCTGCAAGACTTCACCGGCGTTCCTGCCGTGGTTGATCTGGCCGCGATGCGCGCCGCCATGCAGCGACTCGGTGGCGACCCCACGAAAATCAATCCACTCATTCCGGCCGACCTGGTGATCGATCACTCGGTGCAGGTCGACAGCTTCGGTAGCCTCAAGGCGATCGACGAGAACGTGGAACTCGAGTTCAGCCGCAACCGCGAACGTTACGAGTTCCTCCGCTGGGGCCAAAAGGCGTTCAACAACTTCCGCGTGGTGCCACCCAACGTCGGCATCGTGCACCAGGTGAACCTCGAGTACCTGGCCAAAGGCGTGTTCGTTCGCAGCGACGCCAAGGGCCCAGTCGCTCTGCCCGATTCGCTCGTAGGAACCGACAGCCACACCACCATGATCAACGGCCTGGGCGTGGTGGGCTGGGGTGTTGGTGGCATTGAAGCGGAAGCAGTGATGCTCGGCCAATCGCTTTACATGCTGATGCCCGAAGTGATCGGGTTTGAAGTGACTGGCGAACTGCCTCCATCGGTCACGGCGACCGATCTCGTCCTCACCGTCACGCAAATTCTGCGCAAGGCTGGTGTGGTCGATAAGTTCGTCGAATTCTTCGGCCCCGGCGTCTCGAAGATGTCGCTGGCCGATCGCGCCACCATCGCCAACATGGCTCCCGAATACGGCGCAACGATGGGCTTCTTCCCCGTCGATGGCGAAACGCTGAACTTCATGCTCCGCACCGGACGAACCAAGGACGAAGTGAGCCTTGTCGAGCGGTACACCAAAGAACAAGGGCTCTTCCGCACCGATGGCGGCCCCGCTCTTAGCTACACGAAAACAATTTCGCTCGATCTCTCGACGATCGAACCATCGCTCGCAGGCCCGAAGCGCCCGCAAGATCGTGTCGCCCTGTCGTCGATGAAAAAGACCTGGCAAACCGCCCTCAAAGCCCCAGTCGCGGAACGGGGCTTCGCTATCGACGATGCCAAGCTCGCCACCACCGCCACGGTGAAAGACAACGGCCACTCGGCCACCATCGGCCACGGCGCTGTGGTGATCGCCGCCATCACCAGCTGCACCAACACCAGCAACCCTTCGGTGATGATCGCCGCTGGCCTCTTAGCCCAGAAAGCGGTTGCCAAGGGGCTCACGGTTCCTTCGTACGTCAAAACCAGTCTCGCCCCTGGCTCGCGCGTGGTGACCGACTACCTCGATAAAGCTGGGCTCACCGAGCCGCTGCAAAAGCTCGGCTTCCACACCGTCGGCTACGGCTGCACCACCTGCATCGGCAACAGCGGACCACTCCCCGACGCCGTCGCGGCTGCTGTCGTCGAAGGCGATCTTGTCGCCTCGGCTGTCCTCAGTGGTAACCGCAACTTCGAAGGGCGCGTGAATCCTCACGTCAAAGCCAACTACCTCGCCAGCCCGCCGCTGGTGGTCGCCTACGCCCTTGCCGGAACCACCGATATCGACCTCACCACCGAGCCGATTGGCAAGGGACCCGGCGGCGATGTTTACCTAAAAGACATTTGGCCCACCCACGCTGAAATCGAAGCTGCTGTCGGCGCGAGCATCGCCCCCGAAATGTTCGTCACTCGCTATTCGCGGGCCTTCGACGACAACGAACAGTGGAACAAGATCGAGTTTGCTGAAGGTGCCCTCTACAAGTTCGAAGAGAGCAGCACCTACATTCAAGAACCACCGTTCCTGGCCGATCTTTCCCCCGAACCCAAGCCAATCCAGCCGATCGCCGGCGCGAAGGTTTTGGCGGTGCTCGGCGACAGCGTGACGACCGACCATATCAGCCCCGCTGGCTCGATTGCCAAGAGCAGTCCGGCTGGCCGCTACCTGATGGAACATGGTGTTGCTCCCGCTGATTTCAACAGCTACGGCAGCCGCCGTGGCAACGACCGCGTGATGGTCCGTGGCACCTTTGCGAACATTCGCATTCGCAACTTCCTGGCTCCAGGCACCGAGGGTGGCGTCACCCGCTGTCTGCTCAGCGCCGAAACTGCCAAGGAAGTCGTCAGCATCTACGATGCCGCCATGCAGTACCAAGCTGCCAAAGTGCCGACGATCATTCTGGCCGGCGCGGAATACGGAACTGGCAGCAGCCGCGACTGGGCCGCCAAGGGAACCTATTTACTAGGGGTTCGGGCAGTCATCGCCGCCAGCTACGAACGTATTCACCGCAGCAACCTGGTGAACATGGGTGTGCTCCCCTTGCAGTTCCCCGAAGGTCAAACCTGGAAGTCCCTCGGCCTCACCGGCGAAGAGACGTTCGAGATCCTCGGCCTCGGCGACACGCTCGCTCCCCGCAGCACTGTCACCGTAAAAGCGACATCAGCCGACGGCAGCGTGAAGTCGTTCGACGCCAAGGTGCGCATCGATACCCCGGTCGAGCTCGACTACTATCGCAACGGCGGCATCCTCCACACCGTCGTTCGCAAACTCCTCAAGAGCTAA
- the ffh gene encoding signal recognition particle protein: MFESLQNGLKSALKTLQGKARLTESNMREGLKLVEQSLLEADVGLDVVRDFMGRVTEKAVGEKVLLALDPTQQVVGIVRDELITLLGGPAEPTIKLKAGLNIFMLCGLQGSGKTTTCGKLSTLLMKSKQSVMLCAADLQRPAAIEQLHIIGKQLGVPVFSKPGEQDPVKVCQEAVEEAKKKDVTVLILDTAGRLAIDEELMAQLKRIDNRVEPDQVFLVVDGMTGQDAVRSAGAFNDALELDGLIMTKLDGDTRGGALLSVRQVTGVPIKFIGTGEHLDALEPFRPEGMAGRILGLGDVLGLVDVVRSAVDEQQAKELEAKLAAGDFTLDDFKKQLKSVLQPGLMMKMLGMLPGMGDLTKMMSGMDAEGGARRLVGIIDSMTPQERRIPKIIDMQRRQRIARGAGVQPQEVNELLKQYNTMAPIMKMMAGQGAGGRMAAIQQLQRSGAFNPGAQLSRPKGDTGKRLSSEEKADLRKKREKELRKKRRGGRD, encoded by the coding sequence ATGTTCGAGTCACTGCAAAACGGTTTGAAAAGTGCGCTCAAGACCTTGCAAGGCAAGGCCCGGCTCACCGAATCGAACATGCGCGAAGGGCTCAAGCTGGTCGAACAAAGCCTGCTCGAGGCCGACGTCGGTCTCGATGTGGTGCGCGACTTCATGGGCCGCGTCACCGAAAAAGCGGTCGGCGAAAAGGTCCTGCTAGCACTCGACCCAACGCAGCAAGTCGTTGGTATTGTTCGAGATGAGCTGATTACGCTCCTCGGCGGACCTGCCGAACCGACGATCAAGCTCAAGGCCGGACTCAACATCTTCATGCTCTGCGGTTTGCAGGGTAGTGGTAAGACCACCACCTGCGGCAAGCTCAGCACGCTGCTGATGAAGAGCAAACAGTCGGTCATGCTGTGCGCCGCCGACTTGCAACGACCCGCTGCCATCGAGCAGCTGCACATTATCGGCAAACAGCTGGGTGTGCCGGTCTTCAGCAAACCGGGCGAACAAGACCCGGTGAAGGTGTGCCAGGAAGCGGTCGAAGAAGCCAAAAAGAAAGATGTCACCGTCCTCATCCTCGATACCGCCGGCCGCTTGGCGATCGATGAAGAGTTGATGGCTCAGCTCAAGCGAATCGACAACCGAGTCGAGCCCGATCAGGTGTTCCTCGTGGTCGATGGTATGACCGGTCAAGATGCGGTCCGCAGTGCCGGAGCATTCAACGATGCTCTCGAACTCGACGGCCTGATCATGACCAAACTCGACGGCGACACCCGTGGTGGTGCGCTGCTGTCGGTCCGGCAGGTCACCGGCGTCCCGATCAAATTCATTGGTACTGGCGAGCATCTCGATGCCCTCGAGCCGTTCCGTCCCGAAGGGATGGCGGGCCGAATTCTCGGTCTCGGCGACGTGCTGGGGCTCGTCGATGTGGTTCGGTCGGCTGTCGACGAACAGCAGGCCAAAGAACTCGAAGCGAAACTCGCCGCTGGCGATTTCACACTCGACGACTTTAAGAAGCAGCTCAAGAGTGTGCTTCAGCCAGGCCTGATGATGAAGATGCTCGGCATGCTTCCCGGCATGGGCGATCTGACAAAGATGATGAGCGGAATGGACGCCGAAGGTGGCGCCCGACGTTTGGTGGGGATCATCGATTCGATGACGCCGCAGGAACGTCGAATTCCCAAGATCATCGATATGCAGCGTCGTCAGCGCATCGCTCGGGGGGCAGGCGTTCAGCCGCAAGAGGTGAACGAGCTACTCAAGCAGTACAACACCATGGCCCCCATCATGAAGATGATGGCTGGTCAGGGAGCCGGTGGCCGGATGGCTGCCATTCAGCAGTTGCAGCGTTCGGGAGCTTTTAATCCTGGTGCTCAGCTGAGTCGGCCCAAGGGGGATACTGGCAAGCGACTTTCGAGCGAAGAGAAAGCCGATCTCCGCAAGAAACGCGAAAAAGAGCTTCGCAAGAAGCGTCGCGGCGGTCGCGATTAA
- the rpsP gene encoding 30S ribosomal protein S16: protein MAVRIRLKKMGRTKRPFFRVCAIDSRCPRDGRVIEELGIYDPMVKDVDARAILKGERIQHWLSVGAQPSDAVAVLIKKYGTNGTHLAKQQAALEHKKTFRRQAPAPYIPPPKPAEPAPAPEAAEAPAEAAAE from the coding sequence GTGGCAGTTCGAATTCGTTTGAAGAAGATGGGACGCACCAAGCGTCCGTTTTTCCGCGTGTGTGCTATCGATTCGCGTTGTCCGCGCGATGGCCGCGTGATTGAAGAGCTCGGCATCTACGACCCGATGGTCAAGGATGTCGATGCGCGTGCGATCCTCAAGGGGGAACGCATTCAGCACTGGCTGAGCGTTGGTGCGCAGCCATCGGATGCAGTGGCGGTTTTGATCAAGAAGTATGGCACCAACGGCACGCACCTTGCCAAACAGCAAGCTGCTCTGGAACACAAGAAAACGTTCCGCCGTCAGGCACCAGCTCCTTACATTCCACCACCCAAGCCAGCCGAACCAGCACCCGCTCCTGAAGCCGCCGAAGCACCTGCTGAAGCAGCCGCTGAGTAG
- the rplS gene encoding 50S ribosomal protein L19 encodes MATDLLALVEKTSLKSDVPQFAVGDTVDVHTRILEGKDERIQIFTGVVLARSGSGTREMFTVRRIVSGEGVERKFPLHSPKIAKVEVKRSGVVRRAKLYYLRDRVGKAVRLREKKA; translated from the coding sequence ATGGCCACTGATCTCCTGGCGCTTGTCGAAAAGACCAGCCTCAAGTCGGATGTTCCTCAGTTCGCTGTCGGCGATACTGTCGACGTTCACACCCGCATTCTCGAAGGCAAAGACGAGCGGATTCAAATCTTCACGGGTGTTGTGCTCGCTCGCAGTGGCAGTGGCACTCGCGAAATGTTCACCGTCCGCCGCATCGTGTCGGGTGAAGGTGTGGAACGTAAGTTCCCTCTGCACAGCCCCAAGATTGCTAAGGTGGAAGTGAAGCGTTCGGGCGTTGTCCGTCGCGCTAAGCTCTACTACCTCCGCGATCGCGTTGGTAAGGCTGTTCGTCTCCGTGAGAAGAAGGCCTAG